Genomic DNA from Clavibacter michiganensis:
CCGCCCTCGTCGAGCGGATGCGCGACGTCGGCATGGGGATCGCCCTCGACGAGCTCGGCGAGCGCCGGGCCCTGCGGCCCGCGCACCAGCTCGCCGTCTACCGCATCGTGCAGGAGAGCCTCACGAACGCGCTGAAGCACGGCGGTGCGGAGGCCACCGCGGCGGTCGTGCTCGACTGGCGCGGTCCCGGGCTCGCGCTCCTGGTGCGCTCGTCGGGTCGGAGCCCGCTCGTGCAGGCCGGCTCACTGACGGGGTCGGGTGCGGGGATCCCCGGGATGCGCGAGCGCGCCCGCATCGCCGGCGGCTGGCTCACCGCCGAGCCGGACGCGGACGGCGAGTTCGTCGTCACCGCCTTCCTGCCCCTCGATGGCGCCGCGTCCTCGGCCGAGCCCGCCCCCGCCGCCCCTTCCACCGGCACGATCGCGATCCGTGGCTGAGCGCGTGCGCGTGGCGGTGGTCGACGACCAGCAGCTCTTCGCCGAGGGGCTCCGCATGCAGATCGACGCCACCGACGACCTCGTCTGCGTCGGCATCGCCGGGGACGGCCGCACGGGGCTCGACCTGGTGCGGCGCGAGTCCCCCGACGTGGTGCTGATGGACCTCCGCATGCCCGTGCTCGACGGCCTCGCCGCGACCGCCGCGATGCGGGACGGCGGCGCGGAGGCGCCGCGCGTGGTCGTGCTCACCACCATGCGCGAGGACCAGGCCGTGCGCGCCGCCGCCCGGGCCGGCGCCGCCGCGTTCCTCACCAAGGACGCCCGGCCCGAGGTCCTGCTCGCCACCGTGCGCGCGGCCGCCGCCGGGGACGTGACGGGCGACACCGACGACCTCCTGCGCGACTTCGGATCCCCGCCGCCGCGCCCCGACCTCGACGTGCTCGCCGCGCTGACGCCCCGGGAGCGCGAGACGTTCCTGCTTGTCGCGCGCGGGCTCACCAACACCCAGATCGCCGAGGCGTCCTTCGTCCAGGCGTCCACCGTGAAGACGCACGTGCAGGCGGTGCTCGCGAAGCTCGGGCTCCGCAGCCGCCTGCAGGTCGTCGTCTTCGCCCATGAGAGAGGACTGGTGCGGTCGTGAGCGCATCCCCCATCCGCGCGTCCGCGGCACGTCTCGTCCGCCGGATCCGCACGCCCCGCGGCGTCGTCGCCGTCGTGGTCGCGGCCGGGCTCGTCGGCGTCGCCGTCGTCAACGCGCCGGTGCCGCGCACCGAGCCCGTCGCGGACCTCCCCGCGCGGGACGCCGCGGCCTGGACCATGCCGCTCGACGCGGCCGCGGGCGTCTCGATGGACGCCATCGGCGTGGCCGAGGACATCCGCCTGCGGCCGTGCCTCACGGAGCAGGGCATCGCGGAGCAGGCGCCCGCGCTCGACCCGGCGGTGCTCCTCGCGCCGGAGTCGCACGCGGACGGGCGCCTCGTCGCCCCGCCGCTCGACGCCGCGCGCGCCGCGGCCTCGGGGTACGGGCCGGTCGTGGATCCCGCGCGCGTCGCGCACCGCGAGTGGCGGATGGCGCACGCTGACGACGTGGATCTCGGTCGTGCGCTCGACGTCTGCCTCCCCGGCGTCCGCGCGGGCGTCTGGGCGCACGCCACCACGAACCAGGGCATCCAGATGCGCGCGCTCGAGCTGCGCGCCGACGCCCGGGAGCGCGCCGTCCGCGATCCCGCGGTCATCACGGCGGCCGGCGCCTGGCGCGACTGCCTCGTCGAGTCCTCCGCTGACGCGCTCCGCGACCGGGGACGCCCGCTGCCCGCGGATCCGATGACCCTGCTGGAGCCCGAGGACGGCGACGGACCGTCCGCCGACATCGCGCTCGCCCGCGCCGACGCCGCCTGCCAGGCGTCGTCGGGATACCGCGCTGCCCTGTACGACGCGCAGTGGCGGGAGGAGTCGCTCGTCACCGAGGCCGACGCGGTCCTGCTGTCCTCGCATCGGGCCCGCCAGGTGGTCGCGACGACCGCCGTGGTGCGCGAGGCGCTGCTCGACGATGCCGACCGCGGCTGACCGGTGCGGCGCCGTCGCGGATCCGTCCCGCGTCGGCTGGGTCGTGAACACGTGGACGCACGACGACCCTCCCGGATCGGCATAGCTCCGGCGCTCGGATACCGTGGACGAGCCCGTCCCCGCCCCGACCCCGAGGAGCCCCCATGCGCGCCGTCGTCTACGAGAGGTTCGGCGAGACCCCCGTCGTCCGCGAGCTGCCGGATCCCGTCCCCTCCCCCGCCGGCGTCATCGTGCGCGTCGAGGCCACGGGCGTCTGCCGCAGCGACGCGCACGGCTGGCTCGGCCACGACGACGGCATCGCGCTCCCGCAGGTGCCGGGCCACGAGCTGGTCGGACGGATCCACCAGGTCGGCCCCGAGGTCACGCGCTACCACGTCGGCGACCGCGTCACCGTCCCGTTCGTGTGCGCGTGCGGCCGCTGCGCCGAGTGCCGCGCCGGCAACGGCCAGGTGTGCCGGGACCAGACGCAGCCGGGCTTCACGCACTGGGGATCGTTCGCCGAGCTCGTCGCGCTGCACGACGCCGACGTCAACCTCATCCCCGTCCCCGACGACCTCGACGCCGGCGCCGCCGCGCTCCTCGGCTGCCGCTTCGCGACGGCGTTCCGCGGGCTCGTGCACCGGGCCCGGATCCAGCGCGGCGAGCGCCTCCTCGTCATCGGCTGCGGCGGCGTGGGCCTCAGCGCGGTGATGATCGGCGTCGCGGTCGGCGCGGAGGTCATCGCCGTCGACGTCGACCCGGCCGCCCTCGCGCGCGCGTCGGAGCTCGGCGCCGAGTACACGATCGACTCGTCCGACCTCTCGGAGCTCGACGTCCTCGACGCCATCCACGCGGTCTCCCCCGACGGCGTGCAGGTCTCGGTGGAGGCGCTCGGCCGCGAGTCCACGCTCCGGATCAGCCTGCTCGCGCTCGCGCCGACCGGCCGTCAGGTGCAGATCGGCCTGTTCGCGAGCGAGCCGACGGTGCCCGTGCCGTTCGTCATCAGCCAGGAGCTGAGCCTGCACGGCAGCCACGGCATGCCCGCGCGCGACTACGCCGAGCTGATGGGCATGGTCGCCTCGGGAGCGCTCCGCCCGGAGCTGCTCATCGAGCACCGCATCACCCTCGACGAGGCCCCGGCCGCGCTCGAGGCGCTCGCGTCGGGCGATCGCTCGGCGGGGATCACGCTGGTCGAGGTCGGCTGACGCGCGCCGCGGCCGGCTAGCGCGGCGCGTCGAACCACGCGTCGACCGCGGCCGTGACGCCCGCGTCGTCGACCACGACGTCCGGCACGACGGGTACGCCGTAGCGCTTCCCGGTGCGGTCGGCGTCGACCGCGTCCGTGAGGTTCACGATCGCGCCGTCGACGAGCGTCCGCGGGGAGTTCGCCGAGCTGAAGCCGTAGGTGGGCTGCCCGAACGAGCACACGCCGTCCTGCCCGACGAACGCGATCGCGACGGCCTCGCCGGAGCTCACGGTCATGCCGTCGGTGACCACGGCGATCGGCACCCCAGCGGGCACCCGACCCGCGTCGCTCGTCGCCATGACGTCGCCGCCCTGGGCGACCGCACCGCCCGCGACGGTGACGGGCACCGAGCCGTCCGCCTGCTCGAACGACATCACCCGCCCCTCGTCGAGCAGCGGCGAGACCGCGGCGAGCATGGGCCAGATGTCGCCGCCGTGGTTCCCCCGCAGGTCCACGACCCAGCCGCGGGTCGTCGCGGGCACGGCGGCCGCGAGCGCCCGGGCTCCCGCGTCGACGTAGCGCTGGCGGGACGCCTCGTCTCCGCCCACGAGCGCGGGCACGACGATGGTCGTGATCCCGTCGGCCGTCGTGACCGTGGGCCGCGGCTCGGCTGCGGCCGACACCGGTGGGCTGTCACCGAAGTCCGCCGCGGCCTCCACGGGTCCGAGCAGGGAGCTGTGCTCGCCGCCCAGCTCCTTCGCGGCCCCGGAGAGCGCCGGATACGTGCCCGCGTAGGTGCGCGCCCGGGCCGCCTGCGCGTCCACCTCCGCCCGGACCTCCGCGACGCGGGCGGGATCCGCCTGGAGCCCGTCGACCATGAGGTCCACCGCCATGTCGGCGTAGCGCTGCGGCGAGGGCGGCACGTCGAGCAGGCCGGCGCGCTCGAGGGACGGCGTCGCGGCGATCGTCCCGCCGATGAGCACGACCACGGCGACCGCGAACGCGAGGGGCAGGCCGCTCAGGATCCTGGATCGACGTGGGGGCATGCGCCCACCCTGCCGGATGCGGGACCCGCCCGCGCCGTCGCTCCCCCGCGCCTAGAGCGCGCCCTGCAGCTCCGAGCCCGCCGGGATCGGCGTGAGCCGCGTGACGACGGCGGGCCCCGTGATGAGGCCGGCGAGCGACGCGCCCATGCGGGCGACGGCGTCGCCGGCGCCGTGCGCGTCGAGGTCCTCCACGGACGACCACTTCTCGACCATCACGATGGTGCCGTCGGGGGCGTCGTGGATCGCGTAGACCTCGCAGCCCTCCTCCTCGTGCACCTCGGCGATGCCGCGGGACAGGGCGGCGACCGCCTCGTCGTGCTTGCCCTCGACGGGCGTGAAGACGGCGGTGACGACGACGGGCTGGGACATGGGTTCTCCTCGGTTCGGGGTGGGGCGGTTCGGGGTGGGACGGGACGGGAGCGCGGGATCGCTCACGGCCGCGGGATGTTCCGCAGGTTCGAGCGGGCGAGCTTCACGGCCTCGCCGACGCCGCCGTTCATCACGATCTTCGACATCGAGAGCGCGAAGCCCTTCACCTGCGCGGCCGTGATCTCCGGCGGGATCGAGAGCGCCATCGGGTCGGTCACGAGGTCGACGAGCGCGGGCCCGTCGTGCGCGAACGCGGCCTCGAGGGCGCCGCGGATGTCGGCCGGGTCCTCGACGCGCTGGGAGTGGATCCCGAGCGCGGCGGCCACCGCGGCGTAGTCGACCATGGGCACGTCGACGCCGAAGTCCGGGATCCCGTCGACGAGCATCTCCACCTTCACGAGCCCGAGCGTCGAGTTGTTGAAGACGACGACCTTCACGGGCAGGTGGTAAGCCGCGACCGTGACGAGCTCGCCCATGAGCATCGCGAGGCCGCCGTCGCCGGAGACCGACACGACCTGGCGCCCCGGGTCCGCGACCTGCGCGCCGATCGCCATCGGCAGCGCGTTGGCCATGGACCCGTGCACGAGCGACCCGAGCATCCGCCTGCGCCCGTTCGGGGTGATGTAGCGCGCGGTCCACACGTTGCACATGCCGGTGTCGCTGAGGAAGACGGCGTCGTCGGCCGCGACCTCGTCGAGGATGCTGGCCGCGTACTCCGGGTGGATGGGCTTCAGCTTCTCCGCCTTGGACGTGTACGCGCCGACGACCTGCTCGACCTTCTTGTCCTGCTCCTTCAGCAGCTTCTCCAGGAACCTGCGGTCCGTCTTCCGCTCCACGAGCGGCAGTACCGCGCGGATCGTGGAGAGCGCGTCGCCGTGGATCGCGATGTCGACGTCGGTGCGGCGGCCGAGGCGCTCGGGCGCGATGTCGATCTGCGCGGTCCGCACCTCCTTGCCGGGCAGGAACTGGTCGTAGGGGAAGTCGGTGCCGATGAGGATCAGCAGGTCGGCGCCCGCGATGCCGGCGGCCGCGGCGCCGTAGCCGATGAGGCCCGTCATGCCGACGTCGAACGGGTTGTCCTGCTGGATCACGTCCTTGCCGCGCAGCGAGTGGCCGACGGGAGCGGCGATCTTGTCGGCCAGCTCCATGAGCTCGGCGTGCGCGGATCCCGCGCCGCGGCCCGCGAAGATCGCGACGCTCTTCGCGTCGTCGATGGCCGCGGCGAGCGCGCGCACGTCCTCCTCGGCGGGCACGATCGCGGGCCGCCGCGGCAGCGAGAAGGCCGGCGCCTCGCCCTCCGCCTCGAACTCGGCCACGTCGCCCGGCAGCGTGATCACGCTGACGCCGCCGAGCGCGAGCGAGTGCCGCATGGCCTGGTCGACGACGCGCGGCGCCTGGACTGCGGTCGAGATCATCTCCGTGTAGTGCGAGCACTCGACGAAGAGGCGGTCGGGGTGGGTCTCCTGGAAGTAGCCGGACCCGATCTGGTTCGTGGTGATGTGGCTCGCGATGGCGAGCACCGGCGCGCCCGAGCGGTGCGCGTCGTAGAGGCCGTTGATGAGGTGGAGGTGGCCGGGGCCGCAGGATCCGGCGCACACCGCGAGCTTCCCGGTCAGCTGCGCCTCGGCGGAGGCGGCGAAGGCACCGGCCTCCTCGTGCCGCACGTGGATCCAGTCGATGCCGCCCCTGCGGCTCCCGCCCGTGCGCCGCACCGCGTCGACGACCGGATTGAGGCTGTCGCCGACGACCCCGTAGATGCGGCTCACCCCCGCCTCGATGAGCTGGGCGATGAGCTGGTCGGCGACCGTGCGTGCCATGTTGCGTCCTTCCGTCGGTGCGTCCAGTCAATACCCGCCGCCTCCGCGCGGGCTCCGGACCCGGTCCCGGCGTCCGTCGGGAATGCCGGCGGACGCGGCTCACGTTGACCCAGGGTGACCGACACGCGAGAGACCCCCGACCGCCCCGCCGCATCCGCCGACGCCCTGGCCTCCTACGAGGCCTGGCACCGCGCCCGCCTCGCCGCCGTGACGAGCCCGTTCGGCAGCCTCGCGCTGATCCAGACGACGTGGCTCGAGCCCGGCCGGGAGGTCAGCGACCTCGAGGCGCTCGAGGGCCAGCCCGACACGGTGCAGCTCACGCGCCTCGAGCGCATCTCGCTCGACACCGGCGAGCCCGAGCACGGCTACCGGCTGTGGGACTCCGCGTCGCCGAGGAACCGCGCGTTCGAGGACATCGAGGTCTACCCGTACGCGCCCGAGTGGATCCTCGAGGGCCGCTTCGAGCGCGTCGACGACGACCGCGTGATCCCCTTCGAGCACATCGCCGACTCCGGCCGCACGCGCGAGCTGCCGGTCCCCGGCGACATCGTCGTGGAGATCGAGGGGGCCGAGGTGCGCCTCAGCGCGTTCGCGTCCGGCGACCGCCTCCAGCTCGTCTTCGCCGACGCGACCACCGGCCGCGAGAGCTACGCGCCCAGCCGCTTCCTCTTCCTCCCGCGCCCCGACGGCGACGGACCCGTGACCCTCGACTTCACGCGCGCCGTCGTCCCGCCGTGCGGCTTCTCCGACTGGATGAACTGCCCGCTCCCGCCCGCCGGCAACCGCCTGACCGCGGCCGTCCGCGCCGGTGAGCGCCGCGTGGTCTATCGCGACGAGGCCTAGGGCACCAGCACCACCTTGCCGGGCGCGTGGCTCCGGCGGGCGAAGCGGTGCGCGTCCGCGGCGTCGGCCAGGGTGAAGGTCTCCGCGATGCGGACCCGGAGGCGTCCCGCGCCCGCGTGGTCGGCCAGCTCCTGGCGCACGGACGCGCGGTACTCCGTGCCCGCGTCCTGTCCGGGTCCGTAGCCGAGGAGGCGGATGCCCGCCTCCGCCCGCTGGTCGGATCCCGTGATCGACGCGATCCGCCCGAGGTCGGCGACGAGCTCGACCGAGACGTCGAGCGCCTCGTCCGTGCCGACCGTGTCGACGGCCGCGTCGATGCCCTGCGGCGCCGCGGCGCGGATCCGGTCGGCCGACCCCTCGCCGTGGGCGACGGGGACCGCGCCGAGCTCGCGGAGCACGTCGTGGTTGCGCGCCGAGGCGGTCGCGACGACCGTGGCGCCGGCGATCCGCGCGAGCTGCACGGCCATGAGCCCCACGCCGCCGGAACCGCCGTGGACGAGGACGGTGTCGCCCGCTCCCACGCCGACGGCGTGCAGGGCGTGCGCCGCCGTGGTCCCGGCCAGCATCAGGCCGGCGGCCTCCTCCTCGCCGAGCGCCGCCGGCCGGCGGATGAGCGACGACGGCGGTGCGACCACGTGGTCGGCGTACGCGGCCGTGACCGGGTAGACGATGACCTCCTCGCCGACGACCACGTCGCGCACGTCCGCGCCGACCTCGACGACCACCCCGGCGCACTCGAGGCCGAGCGTCGGCATCTCCTCCGTGAGACCGGCCTCGTCGCGCTGGTCGTCGTCGACCTCGTGGAAGGCGCCGCCGTAGAGCTTCCAGTCGATCGGGTTGACGCCGGCGGCGCGGACGCGGACGACGACCTCCCCGGCTCCCGCCCGGGGCGTGGGGACGTCGACGACGGCGAGGACCTCGGGTCCTCCGTGCTGGCGGGGTCGGATGGCTCGGGACATGGCGGGCTCCTTCTCGTGGGCGGCGCGTCCGGCGAATCCGGGCGGATGGGGCGGGCGCCTGGGCCAGTCTCGGGTCGCGGTGGCCGTGCGTCCAGTGCAATGCTGATAAGCGTGCATTGCATCGGACGCAACAAGGAGGACCCGTGGCCCAGCTCGACCTGAACCTGCTCCGCGTGCTCGACGCCCTGGTCGCCACGAGCAGCGTCACCGAGGCCGCCTCCCGACTCGCCCTCTCGCCGCCCGCCGCCAGCCGCGCGCTCGGCCGGCTGCGCGTGAGCATGGGCGACGAGATCCTGGTGCGCGCCGGCCGCGGCATGGTGCCCACGCCGTTCGCGCTGCGCGTCGCCGCGTCGGTCCGCGCCCTCCTCGACGAGGCGGACGGCCTCACCCGCGCCGGGGAGGACGACCCCTCCACCTGGAACCGCGCCTTCACCATCCGCATGAACGAGTCGCTGATCCCCGTGCTCGCGCCCGCCCTCACGGAGCGCGTGGTCGCCGAGGCGCCGGGCGTCCTGCTGCGGTTCGTCCCGCAGGAGTCGAAGGACGCCGAGGGCCTGCGCGACGGGACCCTCGATCTCGACGTGGGGATCCGCGTGGCCTCGCCGCCCGACGTGCTCGCCGCGCCGCTCGTCACCGACCGCTTCGTCGCCGTCGTCGGCGCGCGCACGGCGCTCGGCCGGAAGACCACGCTCACGCTCGACGACCTCGCCGCCCACCCGCACGTCTCGGCCTCGCGGCGCGGCCATGCGCGCGGCCCGGTCGACGACACCCTCGAGGCCACGGGGCGGACGCGACGCGTCGTGGCGGTCGCGCCCACCTACGCGGTCGCGGCGCTCATGGTGGTGGGCAGCGGATCCATCTGCCTGCTCCCCGAGCTCATGACGGAGCGCCTCGTCGACGGCGGCGTCCCGCTCCGGGCGCACCGGCTGCCGTTCGACCTGCCGGAGGTGCAGGTGGACCAGCGCTGGCACCGCCGCGCCGACGCGGATCCCGCCTCCCGCTGGCTCCGCCGCGCGCTCGACGCCGTCGCGGTCGACGTCCAGGCCGCGCGCCGCCGCCCCTAGCCGAGCACCTCGGGCCGCACCCAGTCCTTCCCGTGCACGTGCTGGTCGAGGAACGCGAGCACCGTCCGGTACCAGACCACCGACTGCTGGGGCTTCAGGACCCAGTGGTTCTCGTCCGGGAAGATCAGGAACCGGTGCGGGGTCGTGCCGTCGTCCGCCGCGTGGTGCTCCGCGAGCTCCGACCACAGGCGCAGGCTCTCGCCGACCGGCACGCGGTAGTCGCGGTCGCCGTGGATCACGAGCATGGGCGTCACGATGTCGCGCACCGAATGGTGCGGCGAGTTCCGGTCGAGCCCCTCGGCCGAGAAGATGCTCTGCCAGTACTGCGACGAGTCGGTGGTGGGCCCGAACTGGTCGAGCGCCCACAGGCTCGCGTGGCTGACGATGGCGCGGAAGCGATCGGTGTGGCCCGCGACCCAGTTGGCCATGTAGCCGCCGAACGAGCCGCCCATCGCGGCCGTGCGCGTCTCGTCGACGTCGTCGCGCGCCTCGACGGCGTCCGTGATCGACATGAGATCCGTGAAGGGCGCCTCGCCCCACGCGTCCCAGCCGCGCGCGATGAAGTCGAGGCCGTAGCCGGTGCTCAGCGCGGGATCCGGCAGCAGCACCGCGTAGCCGCGCGCCACCATCACCTGCGGGATCCAGCGCCAGCTCCACGCGTTCCAGCTGTTGAGCGGGCCGCCGTGGATCCACAGCAGCAGCGGCGCGGGCGCCTCGGCCGACGCGCCCTCGGGCAGCATCAGCCAGCCGCGCACGCGCGCGCCGTCGGCGGCCGTCGTCTCGACCTCGGTCATGGTGCCGGTGGTCGCGGGCACGGGTGCGGGCGTCGCGAGCTCCGTCACGGATCCATCGGCGGCCGACACGCGCACGGGGTGCGCGGGCGCCATCCACGAGGAGCGGAGCGCGAGCACGTCGCCGGTCTCCCGGTCGACGTGCACGTCGGTGTAGGCGTGGTCGTCCCTCGTGAGCTGCGTGACGGCGTCGTCGAGGCCGATGCGGAACACGGGTCCGCGCCCGTCCTGGTCGGCCGTGACGACGAGGCCCTGCGAGTCCGCGTCGAACCGCAGCGAAGACGGCCAGCGGTCCCAGCCGGCGGCGACGCGGCGGGCGTCGGATCCGTCGAGCGCCGACACCCAGATCTCCTCCTGCGTGGGCGCGGCGGGCGTCGCGCGGTCGGTGCGCATGTAGGCGAGGAGGGCGCCGTCGGGGCTGATCGCGGGCGACTCGATGTCGGCGCCGGGCACGTCGAGGAGCGTGGTGCGCTCCCCGGTCGCGACGTCGATCGACACGAGCGCCTGCCGGTCGCCGCGGCGCTCCTTCACGCCGACCGCGACGACGAGCGTGCGGCCGTCCGGCGAGAGCGCGGCGGCCGCGTGGTCGAGGCTGCGGCCGGGCCGCGGGGTGAGGTCGCGCGGGCGCGGCAGGGAGGTCGGGTACGGCTGGGCGGTGGGGGCCGTGGCCGCGGATCCGCCGTCTTCCACCGCGGCCTCGGCGGCGAGCGCCGTGGCCGCGTCCGCCGTCGTGGGCCGCGCGGGCTCCTCGACGAGCGCGTCGGCGAGGTCGAGGGCGAACAGGTGCGGCTCGTCAGGGCCGAGGTCGTGGTCCCAGTAGCGCACGGGGTACCTCTCGTGCAGGATCGCGTTGACCTTGAGGTCCGACCGCGTCGTGCGCGCCACGGCGTCGGCCTCGAGCGAGGCGGATCCGGGCAGCAGCGGCGCCTGCAGGATCACCGTGGCCGCGTCGCGCGCGACGGCCGCGATGCCGTCCACGCCGCCGGCGAGCCGGGTCAGCGCGCGGGCCTCGCCGCCGGCGGCCGGGAGGATCCACAGCTGCGCGGCGTCCTTCTCGTCGGCGTCGTCGGCGTCGGGCCGGGAGGAGACGAAGAGGAGGTCGCCGGTCGCGGTGAAGGCGGCGCCCGCCTCGCTCTTCGCCGAGCGGGTGAGGCGCTGCGGCACGCCGCCGCCTCCCGCGGGCACGACCCAGAGGGCGTGGCGGTAGCCGGTCCTCGCGGCGTCGAGGGTCGTGACGGTGAGCACCGCGCGGCGTCCGTCGGGCGAGAGCACGAGGCCGCCGAGGCGCGGTATGGCGATGAAGTCGTCGAGCTCGGAGAAGGGGGTGCGGGTGTCGGGCATGCTCCCACGCTAGCCGCGGCGACTCCCGACGCCGGCCGACGGAGCCGCGACGGCCGACCCTCCCGCCGCCGAGCGCGGTGCGGGCGGGATCCTTTGGGCCCAAATCCCTGGCGCCGTCACGGTAGGATCGAGCGCATGGAGCGGCGAGCCGGTCGGGTCGGGAGGCCCGCGCGCGTCTCGCGGAGGCTCATCGCGGAGGCGGCCCTCGAGGTCGGCCTCAGCACCCTCACCCTCACCTCGCTCGCGAACCGCCTGGGCGTCGACCACTCGACGCTGTACCGGCACGTCGCGAGCCGCGACGACATCGTCCTCCTGGCGTGCGACACCGCCATCGCGCGGATGGACTGGCCGACCGTCCCCGACTCCCCCGCCGCCCGGCTCGCGGCCGCCGACGACACCTCGTGGCGCACCTACCTCGAGCAGGCCGTCGAGCGGATCTGGGACATGTACGACCGGCACCCGGGCCTCGCCAGCGCGATCCACCACCTCGACACGGCCCCCGACCAGGTCGTCCTGCGCTTCACCGGGGCGATCCGCGACCTCATGCGCATGGGCTTCGCGGAGGCGGAGGCCGTGCTGGTGCTCGACACCGTGCTCGACATCGGCGTGGAGTCCTACGTCGGGTGGGAGCGCGTGCTGGCCGCGGGCGTCGGCGCGGCCGACCGTCCCGCGTCGTCGTCGCCCATCGTGGACGCCACGATGCCGGCCGCCATGGGACGCGGGCTGCTCGCCCTGGCCGCCGAGGCGGTCCACGCCGACCACGCGGCCGACGCCGACGCCGCGGCGACGGCCCCCGCGTCCCGTCGTAGCGGACCCGCGCACTCGGCGGGTGCCCCCGACGCGCTGCACGCGCGCGAGGAGGCGGCGCAGCGCGACGCCCTCGGCACGATGGACCGCGTCACCGCCCGGTTCGCCGGGGAGGTGGCGACGGGATCCGCCGCGACGCCGCGCGACTGGTGGCGGCGCAAGCTCGGCGTGGTCCTCGCGGGCGTGGGCGGGCTGCGCTCCCCGGGACCCGCGGCGTCCGACCGCTAGGACGCGGCCGGACGCTCCGCGTCGTCCCCGCCCTCGTCGTCCGCGGCGTCCCGCGCGGCGAGCACGGGAGCGAGCACCGCGCGCACGGCGGCCGCCCCGTCGTCGTTGAGGTGCAGCCGGTCGTCCGTGAGCGTGGGTGCGAGCTCGCCGTCGCCGAAGCCGAGGGCGGGCCACAGGTCGACGTGCTCGGCGCGGACCGCCGGCGCGTACTGGCGGATGTGCACGTTGACGACGCGGATCCGCTCGGCGTGCTCCCGCCCGCGCGGCGGGACCGAGAGCACGACGATCCGGGCCGCCGGGAGGTCGCGTCGGAGGTGCGCGAGGATCGTCTCCAGCGCGCGGACGGTCTCCTCCGGGCCGCGGCGCGCGGCGCCGAGATCGTGCGTGCCGCAGGACACCACCACGGTCGCGGGATCCGCGGCCACCGCGTCGGGCAGGAGCGCGAGCACGTCGTCGGTGGTCTGGCCGGCCCGGCCGAGGTGCACGATCCGCGCCTGCCCGTCAGGGCCGTCAGGGCCGTCGTCGCCGTCAGGAGCGGGCACGATGGCGCCCCAGCCGCCGTCCCCCGTCAGGCTGTCGCCCAGGAGGACGGTCGTGCGTTCGCGCGGTGCCATGGATCCGCCTCTCGTCGTGCCCATCATGGTCCCCGCGCCCGCGGAAGTCACCGGATCGGCGCCCGCCTCGGCCGTGCTACCGACGCGACACCCGGCGCCACCAGCGTCGACGGCGCGGCGAGAGCACGAGCACGGCGACCGCGATGAGGAGCGGGAGGGACAGGATCGCGGCGACCAGCGCGCCCGCCTGCCCGGGGTTCAGGGGGATGCCGAGCACGTCGATGGTGACGCGCGACGCGGCCCCGTCCGTGAGGTCGGTGATGCTGCGGTCGTCGGCCGCGTCGACCGGCATGGGCTTCCAGGCCTCGGAGGCCGCGGGGGACGGCGTCTTCGAGGCGGACGGCGTGCGCCCGGCGGCCGATCCGTCGCCCGAGATGATCGCGAGGTCGGCCCGCGCCTGCACGGGCGCGGACACGCTCATGGTCACGGCCGTCGCGAGGCCGGCCGACGCGAGGGCGATGCCCACGAGGGTCAGGAGGATCAGGCCGACGCGCGGGGCCCCGATCCGCCGGCTCACCGTGCGGCCCCCTCGAGGGCGCGCTCGGCCTCACGGCGCTTCGTCGCGGCGAGCGCCTTGGCGGTGATGCGGGTGGCCATCGACGTGAAGATCACGCCGTGGAAGGGAAGGATCGAGAACCAGTACAGCCGGCCCGCGAGGCCCGAGGGGAAGAAGA
This window encodes:
- a CDS encoding DUF1684 domain-containing protein, whose product is MTDTRETPDRPAASADALASYEAWHRARLAAVTSPFGSLALIQTTWLEPGREVSDLEALEGQPDTVQLTRLERISLDTGEPEHGYRLWDSASPRNRAFEDIEVYPYAPEWILEGRFERVDDDRVIPFEHIADSGRTRELPVPGDIVVEIEGAEVRLSAFASGDRLQLVFADATTGRESYAPSRFLFLPRPDGDGPVTLDFTRAVVPPCGFSDWMNCPLPPAGNRLTAAVRAGERRVVYRDEA
- a CDS encoding pyruvate dehydrogenase, which produces MARTVADQLIAQLIEAGVSRIYGVVGDSLNPVVDAVRRTGGSRRGGIDWIHVRHEEAGAFAASAEAQLTGKLAVCAGSCGPGHLHLINGLYDAHRSGAPVLAIASHITTNQIGSGYFQETHPDRLFVECSHYTEMISTAVQAPRVVDQAMRHSLALGGVSVITLPGDVAEFEAEGEAPAFSLPRRPAIVPAEEDVRALAAAIDDAKSVAIFAGRGAGSAHAELMELADKIAAPVGHSLRGKDVIQQDNPFDVGMTGLIGYGAAAAGIAGADLLILIGTDFPYDQFLPGKEVRTAQIDIAPERLGRRTDVDIAIHGDALSTIRAVLPLVERKTDRRFLEKLLKEQDKKVEQVVGAYTSKAEKLKPIHPEYAASILDEVAADDAVFLSDTGMCNVWTARYITPNGRRRMLGSLVHGSMANALPMAIGAQVADPGRQVVSVSGDGGLAMLMGELVTVAAYHLPVKVVVFNNSTLGLVKVEMLVDGIPDFGVDVPMVDYAAVAAALGIHSQRVEDPADIRGALEAAFAHDGPALVDLVTDPMALSIPPEITAAQVKGFALSMSKIVMNGGVGEAVKLARSNLRNIPRP
- a CDS encoding zinc-dependent alcohol dehydrogenase family protein, whose amino-acid sequence is MRAVVYERFGETPVVRELPDPVPSPAGVIVRVEATGVCRSDAHGWLGHDDGIALPQVPGHELVGRIHQVGPEVTRYHVGDRVTVPFVCACGRCAECRAGNGQVCRDQTQPGFTHWGSFAELVALHDADVNLIPVPDDLDAGAAALLGCRFATAFRGLVHRARIQRGERLLVIGCGGVGLSAVMIGVAVGAEVIAVDVDPAALARASELGAEYTIDSSDLSELDVLDAIHAVSPDGVQVSVEALGRESTLRISLLALAPTGRQVQIGLFASEPTVPVPFVISQELSLHGSHGMPARDYAELMGMVASGALRPELLIEHRITLDEAPAALEALASGDRSAGITLVEVG
- a CDS encoding S41 family peptidase, whose amino-acid sequence is MPPRRSRILSGLPLAFAVAVVVLIGGTIAATPSLERAGLLDVPPSPQRYADMAVDLMVDGLQADPARVAEVRAEVDAQAARARTYAGTYPALSGAAKELGGEHSSLLGPVEAAADFGDSPPVSAAAEPRPTVTTADGITTIVVPALVGGDEASRQRYVDAGARALAAAVPATTRGWVVDLRGNHGGDIWPMLAAVSPLLDEGRVMSFEQADGSVPVTVAGGAVAQGGDVMATSDAGRVPAGVPIAVVTDGMTVSSGEAVAIAFVGQDGVCSFGQPTYGFSSANSPRTLVDGAIVNLTDAVDADRTGKRYGVPVVPDVVVDDAGVTAAVDAWFDAPR
- a CDS encoding putative quinol monooxygenase; amino-acid sequence: MSQPVVVTAVFTPVEGKHDEAVAALSRGIAEVHEEEGCEVYAIHDAPDGTIVMVEKWSSVEDLDAHGAGDAVARMGASLAGLITGPAVVTRLTPIPAGSELQGAL
- a CDS encoding response regulator transcription factor, with amino-acid sequence MAERVRVAVVDDQQLFAEGLRMQIDATDDLVCVGIAGDGRTGLDLVRRESPDVVLMDLRMPVLDGLAATAAMRDGGAEAPRVVVLTTMREDQAVRAAARAGAAAFLTKDARPEVLLATVRAAAAGDVTGDTDDLLRDFGSPPPRPDLDVLAALTPRERETFLLVARGLTNTQIAEASFVQASTVKTHVQAVLAKLGLRSRLQVVVFAHERGLVRS